A genomic segment from Amphiprion ocellaris isolate individual 3 ecotype Okinawa chromosome 17, ASM2253959v1, whole genome shotgun sequence encodes:
- the macir gene encoding macrophage immunometabolism regulator encodes MSVRMEMDISGVPRAQVSILPAAEIKATLKPEVERPRCSSTPCSPIRGTVAGYQILHMDSNYLVGFTTGEELLKLAHKWSEGAPGKSSASEAMSTSIQNTAAKSVDLGIHRSSRIFKARGLYYQPYDIPAANRRRRKRTPSSSDTFLRSLAQAEPRRGLHAPLPLCLLKGKGAQSKSLDYLNLDKISIKESSDTEVLQYQLQHLTLRGERVFTRNKT; translated from the coding sequence ATGTCTGTAAGGATGGAAATGGATATCAGTGGAGTCCCCAGGGCACAGGTCTCCATTCTTCCTGCAGCTGAAATTAAAGCCACACTGAAACCAGAAGTAGAGAGACCTCGCTGTTCCAGCACCCCATGTTCCCCCATCAGAGGCACTGTGGCAGGATACCAGATCCTACACATGGACTCAAACTATTTGGTGGGTTTCACCACTGGTGAGGAGCTGCTAAAACTGGCCCACAAGTGGTCAGAAGGAGCTCCAGGGAAGAGCTCCGCATCAGAGGCCATGTCCACTTCCATTCAGAACACTGCCGCTAAGTCTGTGGACTTGGGAATCCACCGGTCTTCACGAATCTTCAAAGCCAGAGGTCTCTACTACCAACCCTATGACATTCCTGCTGCCAATAGGCGGAGACGAAAACGTACGCCAAGTTCAAGTGACACCTTCCTCAGGTCTCTGGCTCAGGCTGAACCTAGGCGGGGTCTGCATGCCCCACTACCCCTTTGTCTGCTTAAAGGAAAAGGAGCCCAGTCAAAGTCTCTTGACTACCTTAATCTGGACAAAATAAGTATCAAAGAGTCATCAGACACTGAAGTGTTACAGTACCAACTACAACACCTCACCCTACGAGGGGAGCGCGTGTTTAccagaaacaagacataa